A region of Drosophila suzukii chromosome 2L, CBGP_Dsuzu_IsoJpt1.0, whole genome shotgun sequence DNA encodes the following proteins:
- the LOC108008392 gene encoding putative nuclease HARBI1, whose protein sequence is MEDIEKFSNILKDFEYFRDFQSFLSPKNNARKITQIKKTHPRFNPLTDLNEHKFRLKYRYTKENLRRIIEIVRDDLEIEYFEPLKREQVPIDLQILSAIRLWGGTEHPKLTAMAHGVSLRTLAKITRRVASVLSSKASRYIRMPATLSEKERMMCSFQAIANMPQVIGALLQTTVRFQPENVATEDIDGEVLSPTFTKEEELHLQIVCDAAHKIRDLDIRLIEENSMLTDTEMFGLSKIKERFEQNEFRGRILLGNEMVRCSSSLFTPVRFPRNQPEELYNHAHSITYASARKCLNLLMSRFGILGTEIHGSHGSAKQTITALSILHNMAMEWADPSIDTEQNISPFNSTFFNSIGRSPKSGEDNNRRQFIKTHFAS, encoded by the exons ATGGAAGATATagaaaaattttcaaatattctGAAAGACTTTGAATATTTTAGAGACTTTCAAAGTTTTCTTAGTCCCAAAAACAATGCCCGTAAGATTACCCAAATAAAGAAGACGCATCCGCGTTTCAACCCTCTAACTGACCTAAATGAGCACAAATTTCGATTGAAGTACCGGTACACGAAAGAAAACCTTCGTCGGATTATTGAAATTGTGCGGGACGATCTGGAAATTGAATATTTTGAGCCATTGAAAAGAGAACAAGTTCCAATAGATCTACAAATCTTATCCGCAATTCGTCTGTGGGGTGGAACTGAG CACCCAAAACTAACTGCAATGGCCCATGGCGTTAGTTTACGTACTTTGGCGAAAATCACAAGGCGCGTTGCTTCAGTTTTGTCCTCGAAAGCTTCTCGGTATATCAGAATGCCGGCAACACTCTCCGAAAAGGAGCGAATGATGTGTTCCTTTCAAGCAATTGCGAATATGCCACAAGTTATCGGGGCTTTACTGCAGACAACAGTTCGATTTCAACCGGAAAACGTAGCAACGGAAGATATTGATGGGGAAGTCCTTTCTCCCACATTCACAAAGGAGGAGGAGCTTCACCTCCAAATCGTTTGCGATGCAGCCCATAAGATAAGAGACCTTGATATTCGTCTGATCGAGGAAAATTCAATGCTCACAGACACCGAGATGTTCGGTCTGTCTAAAATAAAGGAGCGGTTCGAACAGAACGAGTTTCGTGGTCGCATTCTGCTGGGAAATGAAATGGTCCGCTGTTCGTCCTCCCTGTTCACACCAGTTCGATTTCCAAGAAACCAACCCGAGGAGCTCTAcaaccacgcccactcaataACCTATGCCTCGGCCAGAAAATGTCTCAACCTATTGATGAGTCGCTTCGGCATTCTTGGCACTGAAATACACGGCTCCCACGGATCCGCCAAGCAAACGATAACGGCCCTATCCATTCTGCACAACATGGCCATGGAGTGGGCAGATCCCAGTATTG ATACGGAGCAGAACATTTCGCCATTCAATTCAACCTTCTTCAATTCCATAGGAAGATCACCGAAATCCGGGGAAGACAACAATAGGagacaatttataaaaactCACTTTGCAtcctaa